In a genomic window of Zhongshania aliphaticivorans:
- a CDS encoding mechanosensitive ion channel family protein: MTLGTLLTGCVVVGVAMVASRVLRGSLRSVAQRRTAFSSSILYTIERLIHYVVLCIGAVIALSVVGIDFSKLALVASALSVGIGFGLQAIFSNFVSGLIILVERALKVGDYVQLESGVIGVVTEITVRATIITTLENAEVIVPNSEFVNGKVTNWTHTNNYCRLRIPFGVAYGTDKDRMRDVVLAAIGELPQTLLDFPGRSPSVIMKGFGDSSLDFELLVWVKPEYAAQQSGTRSAFLWTIDTALVDAGIVVPFPQRDLHIVSDYKDQAIRDSEG; encoded by the coding sequence GTGACCTTAGGCACTTTACTTACTGGTTGTGTGGTAGTTGGTGTTGCAATGGTGGCTTCGCGGGTATTACGCGGTAGTTTGCGTTCAGTTGCTCAGCGTCGCACAGCATTTTCTAGTAGTATTCTTTATACCATAGAGCGACTTATCCACTACGTTGTCTTGTGCATTGGTGCGGTGATTGCTTTGTCGGTGGTGGGTATTGATTTTAGCAAGCTGGCCTTGGTCGCATCGGCGTTATCGGTGGGAATAGGTTTTGGCTTGCAGGCTATTTTTAGTAATTTTGTGTCGGGCTTAATTATCTTGGTAGAGCGGGCGCTAAAGGTAGGCGATTATGTGCAACTTGAAAGCGGCGTGATTGGGGTAGTAACAGAAATAACAGTGAGGGCAACAATCATAACAACCTTAGAAAATGCTGAGGTGATTGTGCCAAACTCCGAGTTTGTTAATGGCAAAGTGACGAATTGGACCCACACGAATAATTACTGCCGCCTGCGTATTCCTTTTGGTGTGGCTTACGGCACGGATAAAGATCGGATGCGAGACGTGGTGTTGGCCGCCATTGGCGAGCTTCCCCAAACCTTGTTGGATTTTCCGGGCCGATCGCCCTCAGTTATTATGAAAGGTTTCGGTGACTCAAGTTTAGATTTTGAATTATTGGTGTGGGTAAAGCCCGAGTATGCGGCACAGCAGAGTGGCACACGGTCTGCTTTTTTGTGGACTATTGATACTGCTTTGGTTGATGCCGGTATTGTGGTGCCTTTTCCACAACGGGATTTACATATTGTCTCCGACTATAAAGATCAAGCAATACGCGATAGTGAGGGGTGA
- a CDS encoding DUF7577 domain-containing protein, producing MTLHKVFTNQNLTMVVNVQNLLLTHGISTELRNVYASGASGSLAFTEVWPELWIEPKDVICAEAVLQDFHQQADVTWVCAECKEENPASFDYCWNCGQGSPSVED from the coding sequence ATGACGCTGCACAAGGTATTTACAAACCAAAACTTAACCATGGTTGTGAATGTTCAAAACCTACTTTTGACCCATGGTATCTCGACGGAGTTGCGCAATGTCTACGCCAGTGGTGCAAGTGGGAGCTTGGCATTCACAGAGGTTTGGCCTGAACTTTGGATTGAGCCTAAGGATGTGATTTGCGCTGAGGCTGTATTGCAAGATTTTCATCAACAAGCGGATGTCACGTGGGTTTGTGCAGAGTGTAAAGAGGAGAATCCTGCTAGCTTTGATTATTGCTGGAATTGCGGTCAAGGCTCGCCTAGCGTAGAAGATTAG